A window of Juglans regia cultivar Chandler chromosome 7, Walnut 2.0, whole genome shotgun sequence contains these coding sequences:
- the LOC109003452 gene encoding probable calcium-binding protein CML22 isoform X2: protein MLEKLPGTPHPWLSLKSLSIKVGSMLCRCRSPNKYKRLDAKLERKMVEAKKGSSGHHNFKSIDSIIMEFPQLRDGLKNIRAVFEQYDEDSSGTIDRDELNKCLQKLQLHLMEEEVEDLFHSCDIDGSEGIQFNEFIVLLCLIYLLKGPSSSHTTSRLGSPQLEVTFDTIIEVFLFLDKNGDGKLNKSDMVKAFNDPSPREKSPSHIARTRFKEMDWDKNGKVSFREFLFAFINWVGIDTDEEVPHTGT, encoded by the exons ATGCTAGAAAAACTCCCAG GAACACCTCACCCCTGGCTTTCTCTGAAGTCTTTATCCATCAAAGTAGGAAGCATGCTTTGCCGTTGTCGTTCACCaaacaagtataagagattgGATGCGAAGCTCGAAAGGAAAATGGTTGAGGCCAAAAAAGGCTCCTCAGGACATCATAATTTCAAGTCAATTGACAGCATAATTATGGAGTTTCCTCAGCTTAGAGATGGtttgaaaaatataagagcTGTGTTTGAACAGTATG ATGAAGACTCTAGTGGAACTATTGACAGAGATGAGCTAAATAAATGCTTACAGAAACTGCAACTCCATCTGATGGAGGAGGAGGTTGAGGATCTTTTCCATTCATGCGACATTGATGGCAGTGAAGGGATACAATTCAACGAGTTTATTGTTCTTCTTTGTCTTATCTATCTCCTGAAGGGGCCTTCTTCCTCCCATACT ACATCGAGGTTGGGCTCACCACAGCTTGAAGTAACTTTTGATACCATAATTGAAGTATTCTTGTTTCTCGATAAGAATGGAGATGGAAAGCTGAATAAGAGTGACATGGTCAAGGCATTTAATGACCCCTCTCCTCGGGAGAAATCTCCTTCACACATAGCCCGGACACGATTCA AAGAAATGGACTGGGACAAGAATGGGAAGGTCAGTTTCAGGGAGTTCCTCTTTGCTTTCATCAATTGGGTTGGGATTGACACGGATGAAGAAGTGCCTCATACAGGAACTTAA
- the LOC109003452 gene encoding probable calcium-binding protein CML22 isoform X1, with protein sequence MIWVYVDVELELIPHFVSFKGTPHPWLSLKSLSIKVGSMLCRCRSPNKYKRLDAKLERKMVEAKKGSSGHHNFKSIDSIIMEFPQLRDGLKNIRAVFEQYDEDSSGTIDRDELNKCLQKLQLHLMEEEVEDLFHSCDIDGSEGIQFNEFIVLLCLIYLLKGPSSSHTTSRLGSPQLEVTFDTIIEVFLFLDKNGDGKLNKSDMVKAFNDPSPREKSPSHIARTRFKEMDWDKNGKVSFREFLFAFINWVGIDTDEEVPHTGT encoded by the exons ATGATCTGGGTATATGTTGATGTTGAGCTTGAATTGATTCCTCATTTTGTCTCATTTAAAGGAACACCTCACCCCTGGCTTTCTCTGAAGTCTTTATCCATCAAAGTAGGAAGCATGCTTTGCCGTTGTCGTTCACCaaacaagtataagagattgGATGCGAAGCTCGAAAGGAAAATGGTTGAGGCCAAAAAAGGCTCCTCAGGACATCATAATTTCAAGTCAATTGACAGCATAATTATGGAGTTTCCTCAGCTTAGAGATGGtttgaaaaatataagagcTGTGTTTGAACAGTATG ATGAAGACTCTAGTGGAACTATTGACAGAGATGAGCTAAATAAATGCTTACAGAAACTGCAACTCCATCTGATGGAGGAGGAGGTTGAGGATCTTTTCCATTCATGCGACATTGATGGCAGTGAAGGGATACAATTCAACGAGTTTATTGTTCTTCTTTGTCTTATCTATCTCCTGAAGGGGCCTTCTTCCTCCCATACT ACATCGAGGTTGGGCTCACCACAGCTTGAAGTAACTTTTGATACCATAATTGAAGTATTCTTGTTTCTCGATAAGAATGGAGATGGAAAGCTGAATAAGAGTGACATGGTCAAGGCATTTAATGACCCCTCTCCTCGGGAGAAATCTCCTTCACACATAGCCCGGACACGATTCA AAGAAATGGACTGGGACAAGAATGGGAAGGTCAGTTTCAGGGAGTTCCTCTTTGCTTTCATCAATTGGGTTGGGATTGACACGGATGAAGAAGTGCCTCATACAGGAACTTAA
- the LOC109003452 gene encoding probable calcium-binding protein CML22 isoform X3 has translation MLCRCRSPNKYKRLDAKLERKMVEAKKGSSGHHNFKSIDSIIMEFPQLRDGLKNIRAVFEQYDEDSSGTIDRDELNKCLQKLQLHLMEEEVEDLFHSCDIDGSEGIQFNEFIVLLCLIYLLKGPSSSHTTSRLGSPQLEVTFDTIIEVFLFLDKNGDGKLNKSDMVKAFNDPSPREKSPSHIARTRFKEMDWDKNGKVSFREFLFAFINWVGIDTDEEVPHTGT, from the exons ATGCTTTGCCGTTGTCGTTCACCaaacaagtataagagattgGATGCGAAGCTCGAAAGGAAAATGGTTGAGGCCAAAAAAGGCTCCTCAGGACATCATAATTTCAAGTCAATTGACAGCATAATTATGGAGTTTCCTCAGCTTAGAGATGGtttgaaaaatataagagcTGTGTTTGAACAGTATG ATGAAGACTCTAGTGGAACTATTGACAGAGATGAGCTAAATAAATGCTTACAGAAACTGCAACTCCATCTGATGGAGGAGGAGGTTGAGGATCTTTTCCATTCATGCGACATTGATGGCAGTGAAGGGATACAATTCAACGAGTTTATTGTTCTTCTTTGTCTTATCTATCTCCTGAAGGGGCCTTCTTCCTCCCATACT ACATCGAGGTTGGGCTCACCACAGCTTGAAGTAACTTTTGATACCATAATTGAAGTATTCTTGTTTCTCGATAAGAATGGAGATGGAAAGCTGAATAAGAGTGACATGGTCAAGGCATTTAATGACCCCTCTCCTCGGGAGAAATCTCCTTCACACATAGCCCGGACACGATTCA AAGAAATGGACTGGGACAAGAATGGGAAGGTCAGTTTCAGGGAGTTCCTCTTTGCTTTCATCAATTGGGTTGGGATTGACACGGATGAAGAAGTGCCTCATACAGGAACTTAA
- the LOC109003451 gene encoding receptor like protein kinase S.2 has translation MLFEPSSSTSSSMQLKHLCLILPAGFKEINPVDDEQVRKPAKEVEKDAYRGCGNQVLALIRDLLCRVYDSKWINFCHHGRRRKQQSAVFHDTDGIQLSDKVGADNPRIFSFAELYIGSNGFSEDEVLGSGGFGKVYRAVLPSDGTVVAVKCLAERGERFEKTFVAELVAVAPLRHRNLVRLRGWCIHEDQLLLVYEYMPNRSLDRILFRRPENMGSAPLSWERRRNIVRGLAAALFYLHEQLETQIIHRDVKTSNVMLDSHYNARLGDFGLARWLEHELEYQSSRPSTQNHQFRLAETTRIGGTIGYLPPESFQKRSVATAKSDVFSFGIVVLEVVSGRRAVDLTYTDDQIVLLDWIRRLSEEGKLLQAGDSRLPDGSYKLSDMELLTHLALLCTLHNPESRPNMRWVVETLSGNISGKLPALPSFQSHPLYISLSSPTNTSTSNSTTTRSMTPSTSTTATSASSHYVTATGETIYATAECENRNTNSLDSIYQRSKKFPLVETPREISFKEIVSATNNFSESQRVAELDFGTAYHGFLDNHHHILVKRLGMKTCPALRARFSNELQNLGRLRHRNLVQLRGWCTEQGEMLVVYDYSANRLLSHLLFHHVHRFDHSILRWRHRYNIIRSLASAILYLHEEWDEQVIHRNITSSAVIIDPDMNPRLGCFALAEFLTRNEHGNHVTADSSRSVCGIFGYMSPEYIESGQATPMADVYSFGIVVLEVVSGQMAVDFRRPEVLLVKWVLEFEARRRPFEELADIRLNEEYNHKELMRLVKLGIACTSSNPQLRPSMRQITSVLNGNDDCFVSAGQRESREEWKERNASSVSIINRIQALGIQ, from the coding sequence ATGCTATTCGAGCCATCATCTAGCACCAGTAGTTCCATGCAGCTCAAACACCTATGCCTCATTTTACCGGCAGGGTTCAAAGAAATCAATCCGGTTGATGATGAACAAGTCCGTAAACCAGCAAAGGAAGTCGAGAAAGATGCCTATCGTGGCTGCGGCAATCAAGTTCTTGCTTTGATCCGTGATTTGCTGTGCAGGGTTTATGACTCGAAGTGGATCAACTTTTGTCACCATGGCAGGCGAAGGAAACAACAATCTGCAGTGTTTCACGACACAGATGGGATACAACTTTCGGACAAGGTTGGGGCAGATAATCCAAGGATCTTTAGCTTTGCTGAGCTTTATATAGGGTCTAATGGGTTTAGTGAGGATGAAGTGCTAGGCAGTGGAGGTTTTGGCAAGGTGTATAGAGCAGTTCTACCCAGTGATGGAACTGTAGTTGCTGTTAAATGCTTGGCAGAGAGAGGGGAGCGGTTTGAGAAGACTTTCGTGGCTGAGTTGGTGGCTGTGGCTCCCCTCCGCCACAGGAACCTTGTCCGGTTGCGAGGATGGTGCATTCATGAGGACCAGTTGCTTTTGGTTTACGAGTATATGCCCAACAGGAGCCTCGACCGCATACTGTTTAGAAGACCGGAAAATATGGGGTCAGCACCTCTCAGTTGGGAGAGACGGAGGAACATAGTCAGAGGCCTGGCAGCTGCACTTTTCTATCTTCACGAACAGTTGGAAACTCAAATTATTCACCGGGATGTGAAGACAAGTAATGTGATGCTTGACTCCCATTACAATGCCCGGCTTGGTGATTTTGGCCTGGCAAGGTGGTTAGAACATGAACTCGAGTACCAATCCAGCAGACCCTCAACCCAAAATCACCAGTTTCGGTTGGCAGAGACAACAAGAATTGGTGGCACGATTGGATATCTACCTCCCGAGAGCTTCCAAAAACGAAGTGTTGCAACAGCAAAATCCGACGTTTTCAGCTTTGGGATTGTTGTTTTGGAGGTGGTGTCAGGTCGACGGGCAGTAGATCTCACATATACAGATGATCAGATAGTTTTACTTGACTGGATCCGAAGGCTGTCTGAGGAAGGAAAGCTTCTTCAAGCAGGGGATTCTCGGCTGCCAGATGGGTCTTACAAGCTTTCAGATATGGAGCTCTTGACTCATCTTGCACTCCTCTGCACACTCCACAACCCAGAATCACGGCCAAACATGAGGTGGGTTGTGGAAACACTTTCAGGCAACATTTCTGGTAAACTGCCAGCTCTCCCATCATTCCAGTCCCACCCTCTTTACATCTCTTTATCCTCCCCTACAAACACTAGCACAAGCAATTCTACCACCACCAGGTCCATGACACCTAGTACTAGCACAACTGCCACATCTGCGTCATCGCACTATGTGACAGCCACCGGAGAAACCATATATGCAACTGCTGAATGTGAAAACAGAAATACAAATTCTTTGGACAGCATTTATCAGCGATCAAAAAAATTTCCCTTGGTAGAGACTCCTCGAGAAATATCATTCAAGGAAATCGTTTCCGCTACCAATAATTTCTCTGAATCCCAAAGGGTAGCAGAGTTGGACTTTGGAACTGCCTACCATGGCTTCCTGGACAACCATCACCATATCCTGGTGAAGCGGCTTGGCATGAAGACTTGTCCTGCACTGCGAGCAAGATTCTCAAATGAACTCCAGAATTTAGGAAGGCTTCGCCACCGGAACTTGGTACAACtccgtgggtggtgcactgaGCAAGGGGAGATGCTAGTTGTCTACGATTACTCAGCAAATCGCCTTCTAAGTCATCTGCTTTTCCATCATGTTCATAGATTTGACCACTCTATCCTGCGGTGGCGTCACAGATACAACATAATCAGATCGCTTGCTTCTGCCATTCTTTATCTTCATGAGGAATGGGATGAACAAGTTATCCACAGAAACATTACCTCATCCGCTGTTATTATTGATCCAGACATGAACCCAAGACTTGGTTGTTTTGCCCTAGCCGAATTCTTGACACGAAATGAACATGGGAATCATGTAACTGCTGACTCGAGCAGATCAGTTTGTGGGATATTCGGTTATATGTCACCAGAGTATATAGAATCGGGTCAAGCAACTCCCATGGCAGACGTCTACAGCTTTGGCATTGTGGTGCTTGAGGTGGTTAGTGGACAGATGGCGGTGGACTTTAGGCGGCCGGAGGTTCTATTGGTGAAGTGGGTCCTTGAATTTGAGGCACGGAGAAGACCATTTGAAGAACTGGCTGATATAAGGTTGAATGAAGAGTACAATCACAAAGAACTTATGAGATTGGTAAAACTGGGAATTGCCTGCACAAGCTCCAACCCACAATTAAGACCTAGCATGAGGCAAATAACAAGTGTACTTAATGGGAATGACGACTGCTTTGTGAGTGCAGGGCAAAGAGAGAGCAGGGAagaatggaaagaaagaaatgcaaGCTCTGTGTCAATAATTAACAGGATCCAAGCTCTAGGAATACAATGA